In Arthrobacter citreus, a single genomic region encodes these proteins:
- a CDS encoding metallophosphoesterase, with protein MITILLICIVLGFLLLIYMFIEAHLNIVRKHEFSFSNTSLENPIRIFFISDIHRRKVHSSIIERMTNQVDLVIIGGDLVEKGVPLERIEQNLEKLSSLGKVYFVWGNNDIEINKKDLETIFKKWNVVVLKNAAEMIRHQQSEWAIIGVDDLKTGKVDIDLAFQGVKQDIFKLLVSHNPRVLKLLSIEHGVSLVLSGHTHGGQIRIFGYGPYEKGKTHQYNGMTQIISNGYGTTKIPLRLSARPETHYIEIKSI; from the coding sequence ATGATTACGATTTTACTCATTTGTATAGTACTAGGTTTTTTGTTATTAATTTATATGTTTATAGAGGCCCATTTAAATATAGTAAGAAAACATGAATTTTCTTTTTCAAATACATCTCTTGAAAATCCAATTAGAATATTTTTTATTTCTGATATTCATAGAAGAAAAGTCCATTCTTCTATTATAGAGCGAATGACAAATCAAGTCGATCTTGTCATTATTGGTGGAGATTTGGTTGAAAAAGGTGTGCCACTTGAACGAATCGAACAAAATTTAGAGAAGCTTAGTAGTCTTGGGAAGGTCTATTTTGTTTGGGGTAATAATGATATCGAAATTAATAAGAAAGATTTAGAGACAATATTTAAAAAATGGAATGTCGTTGTATTAAAAAACGCAGCTGAAATGATAAGACATCAACAAAGTGAGTGGGCAATAATTGGTGTAGATGATTTGAAAACGGGGAAGGTGGACATTGATCTTGCTTTTCAAGGTGTTAAACAAGATATATTTAAACTTTTAGTTAGTCATAATCCTAGAGTACTAAAGTTATTATCGATTGAACATGGAGTATCACTTGTTTTAAGCGGTCATACGCATGGAGGGCAAATTAGAATTTTTGGATACGGGCCGTATGAGAAAGGTAAGACACACCAGTATAATGGTATGACTCAAATAATAAGTAATGGATATGGAACGACGAAAATACCACTTAGATTAAGTGCACGTCCTGAAACTCATTATATTGAGATTAAGAGTATATAA
- a CDS encoding acetyltransferase, with product MINGEMYLAWDPQLIEERISARSLTREYNLTLETESSIRENLIKQLFGSTGDSIYIEPTFRCDYGYNIHVGENFYANFDCVILDVCPVHIGVNCFMAPGVHIYTATHPLDPVERASGAEYGKPVTIGDNVWVGGRAIINPGVKVGNNVVIASGAVVTKDVPDNVVVGGNPARIIKEIK from the coding sequence ATGATAAACGGTGAGATGTATTTAGCATGGGATCCACAATTGATTGAGGAGAGAATTAGTGCTCGAAGCTTAACTCGTGAGTATAATTTGACACTTGAAACAGAAAGTAGTATACGAGAAAATTTAATAAAGCAGTTATTTGGTTCGACTGGTGATAGTATATATATTGAGCCTACATTTCGTTGTGATTACGGCTACAATATTCATGTAGGTGAAAATTTCTATGCCAACTTTGATTGTGTCATTTTGGATGTTTGCCCCGTTCACATTGGAGTAAATTGTTTTATGGCACCTGGTGTCCATATATATACAGCTACACATCCACTTGATCCAGTTGAAAGGGCTAGTGGAGCGGAATATGGCAAGCCAGTTACAATTGGTGATAATGTTTGGGTTGGAGGTAGAGCGATTATTAATCCAGGAGTTAAAGTTGGAAATAATGTAGTAATCGCTTCAGGTGCAGTAGTAACAAAAGATGTTCCTGATAATGTAGTTGTTGGAGGGAATCCAGCTAGAATTATTAAGGAAATTAAGTAA
- a CDS encoding LysE family translocator, which yields MDLTIYLSFIGVSLLLIIAPGPDNIFVMAQSISYGKKEGIATACGLCSGVTIHTLAASIGLSAILYKSDVAFSILKYLGAFYLLYLAYQAFRSSNEVDSFTKPKKQTLPALYRRGFLMNVLNPKVSLFFLAFLPQFINKNGMAVPLQMIILGLTFMVLTLIVFSIIAIFAGSLGEKLLQNEKSSKAINLAQGIIFTAIGLKLFFMDR from the coding sequence TTGGATTTAACGATTTACTTATCATTTATAGGAGTGTCTTTATTATTAATTATAGCACCTGGGCCAGATAATATATTTGTGATGGCACAAAGTATTTCTTACGGGAAAAAAGAAGGCATCGCAACGGCATGTGGTCTTTGTTCTGGTGTGACAATTCACACTCTTGCTGCTTCGATTGGATTATCTGCCATCTTATATAAATCAGATGTCGCTTTTTCCATTTTAAAATACTTAGGTGCTTTTTATTTACTTTATTTAGCTTATCAGGCATTTCGTTCAAGTAATGAAGTAGATTCATTTACGAAACCAAAAAAGCAAACTTTACCTGCTTTATACCGTCGTGGTTTTTTGATGAATGTACTGAATCCTAAGGTTTCATTATTCTTTTTAGCATTTTTACCTCAATTTATAAACAAGAACGGTATGGCAGTTCCTCTACAAATGATTATTTTAGGTTTAACGTTTATGGTATTAACACTAATTGTATTTTCTATTATAGCTATTTTTGCAGGTAGCTTAGGTGAAAAATTGTTACAAAATGAGAAATCTTCCAAAGCTATCAATCTAGCACAAGGAATTATTTTTACGGCAATTGGATTAAAACTATTTTTTATGGATCGATGA
- a CDS encoding PTS sugar transporter subunit IIC: MSTQEKSSVFRASEGIAHAVFVMIGIGSLLESIGKIFHFESLITIGFSTKLLMAPAIGAGIAVLLGSGTLIIFSAMAAAIIGSGALLMVDTAMTIKMGEPVGALLAALVAILIGKAIQGKTKLDLMVVPLFSILIAGLIGLYLSKWISPILIAVGNFIKGSTEGSPIIASIVLAVVWGILIVSPASSAALAIALNLDGIAGGAALAGCAAQFVGLAIISARENDPGSILGLLIITPKLQLPNVTRNIRILIPTIIASAVAGPISVFLFHIEAPKEIAGLGLCALVAPMNLLATYGSAAIIPMVVTYILVPGIVSYIVYMLLKQAGMIKAGELKIL; encoded by the coding sequence ATGAGTACGCAAGAAAAAAGTAGTGTTTTTAGAGCATCAGAAGGCATTGCACACGCCGTGTTTGTCATGATCGGTATCGGTTCATTACTGGAGAGTATTGGAAAGATTTTTCATTTTGAATCGTTAATAACAATTGGCTTTTCAACTAAGTTATTAATGGCACCAGCTATTGGAGCAGGAATAGCAGTTTTATTAGGCTCTGGTACGCTGATAATTTTTTCCGCAATGGCCGCTGCGATAATAGGTTCTGGAGCTTTATTGATGGTAGATACGGCGATGACCATTAAAATGGGAGAACCAGTCGGAGCATTATTGGCAGCTTTAGTTGCTATTTTAATTGGAAAAGCCATTCAAGGTAAAACGAAACTAGATTTAATGGTTGTACCTCTATTTTCAATTTTAATTGCTGGATTAATTGGATTATATTTATCAAAATGGATTTCGCCCATATTAATAGCAGTTGGGAATTTTATTAAAGGCTCGACTGAAGGTTCACCTATTATTGCTTCTATTGTGTTAGCAGTTGTGTGGGGAATATTGATTGTTTCACCTGCCTCTTCTGCCGCACTAGCAATTGCATTAAATCTAGATGGGATTGCTGGAGGAGCTGCATTAGCAGGATGTGCAGCACAGTTTGTTGGTTTAGCAATTATCTCTGCACGAGAGAACGATCCAGGAAGTATTCTTGGTTTATTAATCATCACTCCTAAGTTACAGCTACCGAATGTAACTAGAAATATAAGGATTCTTATCCCGACTATAATTGCAAGTGCTGTGGCTGGGCCAATATCTGTATTCTTATTTCATATAGAAGCACCAAAAGAAATTGCAGGATTAGGCTTATGTGCACTCGTTGCCCCAATGAATTTATTAGCAACATATGGAAGTGCAGCTATTATACCCATGGTTGTGACATACATATTAGTTCCAGGAATCGTTTCGTATATCGTGTATATGCTCTTAAAACAAGCAGGTATGATAAAAGCAGGGGAACTGAAAATCTTATAA
- the argH gene encoding argininosuccinate lyase produces MSKLWSGRFTKDTNQLVEEFTASIKFDQLMAKEDIAGSIAHATMLGECGIIELNEAGLIIDGLNKILKKIEKNEVQFSVENEDIHMNIESLLIEEIGPVGGKLHTGRSRNDQVATDMHLFLKNNTTSIIQLIEDVQNKIVSQAKKHVNTIMPGYTHLQRAQPVSFAHHILTYFWMLERDKSRFKDSLKRVDISPLGAGALAGTTFPINRYRTAELLGFSDIYHNSLDAVSDRDFIIEFLSHASLLMTHISRLSEEFVIWSSQEFQFIELDDAFCTGSSIMPQKKNPDVPELLRGKTGRVYGSLIGLLTVLKGLPLAYNKDMQEDKEGMFDTVYTVVGSLQLLSGIIDTMKVNENRMYEAVKNDYSNATDLADYLVRKNIPFRQAHEIVGKTVLYAIENHKFLGELKLEEYKEINEVFEEDIYHTLNPKTVMEARISEGGTSTNEVWKQIMKAEECLSFSTNMV; encoded by the coding sequence ATGTCAAAGCTTTGGAGCGGACGGTTTACGAAGGATACAAATCAATTAGTAGAAGAATTTACAGCATCAATTAAATTTGATCAATTAATGGCTAAGGAAGATATAGCTGGTAGTATAGCGCATGCGACTATGCTTGGCGAATGTGGCATTATTGAACTAAATGAAGCTGGTTTAATAATAGATGGTTTAAACAAGATTTTAAAAAAAATTGAGAAAAATGAAGTTCAATTTAGTGTTGAAAATGAAGATATTCATATGAATATCGAAAGTTTGTTAATTGAAGAAATTGGTCCTGTAGGTGGAAAACTACATACAGGTCGTAGTCGAAATGATCAAGTTGCAACGGATATGCATCTATTTTTAAAAAATAATACGACCTCCATTATTCAATTAATTGAAGACGTTCAAAATAAAATTGTTTCTCAAGCAAAAAAACATGTAAATACAATTATGCCTGGATATACGCACTTACAAAGAGCACAGCCTGTTTCGTTTGCACATCATATACTAACGTATTTTTGGATGCTTGAACGAGACAAGAGCCGTTTCAAAGATAGCTTAAAACGAGTAGATATCTCGCCATTAGGTGCAGGTGCATTAGCTGGAACTACATTCCCAATTAACCGTTATCGAACTGCTGAATTGCTTGGTTTTAGCGACATTTACCATAATAGTTTAGATGCAGTAAGCGATCGTGATTTTATCATAGAGTTCCTTTCACATGCATCATTACTGATGACACATATTTCTAGATTGTCAGAGGAGTTTGTCATTTGGTCTAGTCAAGAATTTCAGTTTATTGAATTAGATGATGCTTTTTGTACGGGCTCTAGTATTATGCCGCAGAAAAAGAACCCAGATGTTCCAGAATTACTTCGAGGTAAAACAGGAAGAGTTTATGGTAGCCTAATCGGATTATTAACTGTTTTAAAGGGACTACCTTTAGCTTATAACAAGGACATGCAAGAGGATAAAGAAGGTATGTTCGACACTGTTTACACAGTTGTGGGATCATTACAATTACTATCAGGGATTATCGATACAATGAAAGTAAACGAAAATCGCATGTATGAAGCTGTTAAGAATGATTATTCTAATGCTACCGACCTTGCAGACTATTTAGTTAGAAAAAATATTCCATTCCGTCAAGCGCACGAAATTGTTGGAAAAACAGTTTTATATGCGATCGAGAATCATAAATTTCTAGGGGAATTAAAACTAGAAGAATATAAGGAAATTAATGAAGTGTTTGAAGAGGATATTTATCATACATTAAATCCAAAAACGGTTATGGAAGCAAGAATAAGTGAAGGTGGAACTTCAACGAATGAAGTTTGGAAACAAATAATGAAAGCAGAAGAGTGTTTAAGTTTTTCGACAAATATGGTATAA
- a CDS encoding argininosuccinate synthase — MGNEKIVLAYSGGLDTSVCIKWLQEKYNYDVIALCLDLGEGKDVEAVRQKALNLGAIKSYMINVKDIFANEYIVPALKANALYEGKYPLSSALSRPLIAKLLVEVAKQEGAVAVAHGCTGKGNDQVRFEVSVMALNPNLKVVAPVREWGMTRDEEIQYANENGVPIPVDLDNPFSIDANIWGRACEAGVLENPWNEAPEEAFDWTNAIENTPDVPEYIEIEFIKGVPVALNGQPIDLVQLIEQLNGIGGKHGVGRIDHIENRLVGIKSREVYENPAALILINAHKELEFLTLPREVTNFKVNIEQQFSKMLYDGLWYSPLMGALDAFVNTTQETVTGVVRVKLFKGNHTVVGRKSENSLYNEELATYSKGDMFDHNAAVGFIKLWGLPTKVYSEVTHKSTVLSK; from the coding sequence ATGGGAAATGAAAAAATTGTTTTAGCATATTCAGGTGGATTAGATACTTCAGTTTGTATTAAGTGGTTACAAGAAAAATATAACTATGATGTAATCGCGCTTTGTCTTGATCTAGGGGAAGGAAAAGATGTAGAAGCCGTTCGTCAAAAGGCGTTAAATTTAGGTGCAATTAAGTCATATATGATCAATGTTAAAGATATATTTGCAAATGAGTACATTGTTCCTGCTCTAAAAGCGAATGCCTTATATGAAGGTAAATATCCTCTATCTTCTGCTTTATCCAGACCTTTAATTGCAAAATTATTAGTTGAAGTAGCAAAACAAGAAGGGGCAGTTGCAGTAGCCCATGGTTGTACTGGAAAAGGAAATGACCAAGTTCGTTTTGAGGTTTCAGTAATGGCTTTAAATCCAAATCTTAAAGTAGTAGCACCTGTTCGTGAATGGGGTATGACTCGTGATGAGGAAATACAGTATGCAAATGAAAATGGTGTGCCAATTCCAGTTGATTTAGATAATCCATTTTCAATCGATGCAAATATTTGGGGAAGAGCATGTGAAGCGGGTGTATTAGAGAATCCATGGAATGAAGCACCAGAAGAAGCTTTTGATTGGACGAATGCGATTGAAAATACTCCGGACGTACCTGAATATATTGAAATTGAGTTTATTAAAGGTGTTCCTGTTGCCTTGAACGGTCAACCTATTGATTTAGTTCAATTAATTGAACAGTTAAATGGCATAGGTGGAAAGCACGGTGTTGGAAGAATCGACCATATTGAAAATAGATTAGTAGGCATTAAATCTCGTGAAGTTTATGAAAACCCAGCAGCATTAATTTTAATCAATGCACATAAAGAATTAGAGTTCCTAACACTGCCTCGAGAAGTAACAAACTTTAAAGTAAATATCGAACAACAGTTTTCGAAAATGCTTTACGATGGATTATGGTATTCACCTTTAATGGGAGCTTTAGATGCGTTTGTTAATACAACACAGGAAACGGTAACAGGTGTTGTTCGTGTGAAATTATTTAAAGGTAATCATACGGTAGTAGGTAGAAAATCTGAAAACAGTTTATATAATGAAGAGCTTGCAACTTATTCAAAGGGTGACATGTTTGATCACAATGCAGCTGTAGGATTTATTAAATTATGGGGATTACCAACGAAGGTATATAGCGAAGTGACACATAAAAGTACTGTTTTAAGTAAATAA
- the argF gene encoding ornithine carbamoyltransferase, giving the protein MSKVLKENHVKKTSYTQMPKGNVTKGNFSSVKWSDFKGKNFLTISEFSSSELLFLLEKSLEMKNMQKAKEAHPYLKDKVLGMIFEKNSTRTRLSFEIAMMQLGGHAIFMSSKDLQLGRGESVHDTSKVFSRYVDGVMIRANSHEMLTEFAEHSSIPVINGLTDLHHPAQILADFLTILEHKGRLKGLKIAYVGDGNNNICHSLIEGAAKLGVYLTIACPVGYEPNKVVLQSMKHVAKTNGSVIEVVNNPIDGVSRADVVITDVWTSMGQETETEIRLKDFSPYQVNDHLLENAKEDYLFMHCLPAHRGEEVTASIIDGKHSVVFDEAENRLHAQKAILVALMSNL; this is encoded by the coding sequence ATGAGTAAAGTATTGAAAGAAAATCATGTGAAAAAAACTAGCTATACACAAATGCCGAAGGGAAATGTTACAAAAGGGAATTTTAGCTCTGTTAAATGGTCGGATTTTAAAGGGAAAAATTTTCTAACGATTAGTGAGTTTTCATCTAGTGAATTATTATTCTTACTTGAAAAATCATTAGAGATGAAAAATATGCAAAAAGCGAAAGAGGCGCATCCTTATTTAAAAGACAAAGTATTAGGGATGATATTTGAAAAAAATTCAACGAGAACAAGACTTTCTTTTGAAATCGCTATGATGCAATTAGGTGGTCATGCAATCTTTATGAGCAGCAAAGATTTACAGTTGGGCAGAGGTGAATCCGTTCATGATACATCTAAAGTATTTTCTCGATATGTAGATGGCGTAATGATCCGTGCGAACTCTCATGAAATGTTAACGGAGTTTGCTGAGCACTCGTCAATTCCAGTTATCAATGGCTTAACAGATCTACATCACCCCGCTCAAATATTGGCTGATTTCTTAACAATTCTTGAACATAAAGGTAGATTAAAAGGTTTGAAGATTGCTTACGTTGGAGATGGGAATAATAATATTTGCCATTCGTTAATTGAAGGGGCAGCTAAGCTTGGTGTGTATTTAACAATTGCTTGTCCCGTAGGGTATGAGCCAAATAAAGTTGTACTTCAATCAATGAAGCATGTTGCAAAAACAAATGGAAGTGTTATTGAAGTAGTCAATAATCCAATCGATGGTGTAAGTAGAGCGGACGTTGTTATTACGGATGTTTGGACCAGTATGGGGCAAGAGACAGAAACTGAAATTCGTTTAAAAGATTTTAGTCCTTATCAAGTAAATGATCACTTATTAGAAAACGCAAAAGAAGATTATTTATTTATGCACTGCTTACCTGCACATCGAGGGGAAGAAGTAACTGCTTCAATAATTGATGGTAAGCATTCAGTAGTATTTGATGAAGCAGAAAATCGACTTCACGCTCAAAAAGCGATCCTTGTTGCTTTAATGAGTAATTTATAA
- a CDS encoding DNA starvation/stationary phase protection protein, whose protein sequence is MTNLESLLNQQLANWNVLYVKLHNYHWYVKGQNFFTLHEKFELYYDDAKVMVDELGERILTIGSKPIATLREYLETATIKEGNHTFSAEEMVSDLIRDYEKIVQESRDVISIAEESNDQETADLFLGKIAEIEKMLWMLKSFLGK, encoded by the coding sequence TTGACGAACTTAGAAAGTTTATTAAATCAGCAACTCGCAAACTGGAATGTGTTATATGTAAAATTACATAATTATCATTGGTATGTAAAAGGACAGAATTTCTTTACTCTACATGAAAAATTTGAATTGTATTATGATGATGCAAAAGTAATGGTAGATGAATTAGGTGAACGAATTTTAACAATCGGTTCAAAACCAATTGCAACACTTCGTGAATATTTAGAAACCGCTACGATCAAAGAAGGCAATCATACTTTTTCTGCAGAAGAAATGGTATCGGATTTAATTAGGGACTATGAAAAAATTGTACAAGAATCACGTGATGTGATTTCAATAGCAGAAGAAAGTAATGACCAAGAAACAGCTGATTTATTTTTAGGTAAAATTGCTGAAATAGAAAAGATGCTTTGGATGTTAAAGTCATTTCTTGGTAAATGA
- a CDS encoding nucleotidyltransferase domain-containing protein, translating to MREIITEKLKQIEIEHDVKILFAVESGSRAWGFPSKDSDYDVRFVYVHRKDWYLSIDQKRDVIEYPINDLLDFSGWDIKKALNLFAKSNPALLEWLRSPIVYLDDLTLSEELRKIGNEMLSKKACIYHYLHMAKGNYRDYLQGQEVKIKKYFYVLRPILACMWLEKYKKIPPILFDDLLEIEGLEKGFLDEVNQLLIRKKQGDEFDLEPRKDVLNEFIENKIQFFEEYVKEIKEFSKVNMSDLNELFRNTLEESWKE from the coding sequence ATGAGGGAAATCATAACTGAAAAACTTAAACAAATAGAAATTGAACATGATGTAAAGATTCTTTTTGCAGTTGAGTCTGGAAGTAGGGCTTGGGGTTTTCCATCTAAAGATAGTGACTATGATGTAAGGTTTGTTTATGTTCACCGCAAAGATTGGTATTTAAGTATTGATCAAAAACGTGATGTCATAGAATATCCAATTAATGATTTGCTTGACTTCAGTGGGTGGGATATAAAAAAGGCACTTAATCTTTTTGCGAAATCCAATCCGGCCTTATTAGAATGGTTACGATCACCAATTGTTTATTTAGATGATTTAACACTTTCAGAAGAATTAAGGAAAATTGGTAATGAAATGCTTTCTAAAAAAGCATGTATTTACCATTACCTCCACATGGCCAAAGGTAATTACCGAGATTATTTACAAGGTCAAGAAGTGAAAATAAAAAAGTATTTTTATGTATTAAGACCGATTTTGGCTTGTATGTGGCTTGAGAAATATAAGAAAATCCCTCCAATTTTGTTTGATGACTTACTAGAAATTGAAGGTTTAGAGAAGGGATTTTTAGACGAAGTAAACCAGTTATTAATCCGAAAAAAACAGGGTGACGAATTTGATTTAGAGCCAAGAAAAGATGTGTTAAATGAGTTCATTGAAAATAAAATCCAATTTTTTGAAGAATATGTTAAGGAAATCAAGGAATTCAGTAAGGTAAATATGAGTGATTTAAATGAATTATTTCGAAATACACTTGAAGAATCATGGAAAGAATAG
- a CDS encoding phosphotransferase encodes MTYLYKITKDKYKIMRGKNCFWEGKISKICDLENIDYKRLNRFSYGGNIVFSVDGRIVIKLYPSYVNDEFIKEKQVLEFFNARTFSVDIPQIITTGQFEGWNYLIMSELKGTLLIDIFDELSLEEKKQIAFDLGKIIREIHGATITSRQEDNEDWNQFLSNQLQQLDIYHKNNGMNEGLFSQLQSYVASKTIRDNEQTVLLTGEYTPFNLIMNKVDGMWKFTGLIDFADCFVGNAKYDLLGPIAFMFYPYEGLNKIFLESYGYSENELNEEFQNELMIYLLLHRFSNISFYQEKSDAAKKAASFKELEKIFFNFNH; translated from the coding sequence ATGACCTATCTTTATAAAATAACAAAAGATAAATATAAAATAATGCGTGGGAAAAATTGTTTTTGGGAAGGTAAGATTAGCAAAATTTGTGATTTGGAAAATATAGATTACAAGAGGCTTAATCGATTTTCGTACGGTGGGAATATCGTTTTTAGTGTAGATGGTAGAATCGTTATTAAATTATATCCATCCTATGTGAATGATGAGTTTATAAAGGAGAAGCAAGTTCTTGAGTTTTTTAATGCCCGAACTTTTTCTGTTGATATTCCTCAAATAATCACCACAGGACAATTTGAAGGCTGGAATTATTTAATAATGAGTGAACTAAAAGGTACACTGTTAATCGATATTTTTGATGAGCTCTCGCTAGAAGAGAAAAAGCAAATTGCGTTTGATTTAGGAAAGATAATTAGAGAAATTCATGGAGCAACGATTACTTCAAGACAAGAAGACAATGAAGATTGGAATCAATTTTTATCGAATCAATTACAGCAATTAGATATTTATCATAAAAATAACGGAATGAATGAAGGGTTATTTAGTCAATTACAAAGTTATGTTGCTAGTAAAACAATTCGAGATAATGAACAGACCGTTCTATTAACTGGAGAATACACTCCATTCAATTTAATCATGAATAAAGTAGATGGCATGTGGAAATTTACTGGTTTAATTGATTTTGCTGATTGCTTTGTAGGTAACGCTAAATATGATTTACTTGGACCAATTGCATTTATGTTTTATCCATACGAAGGACTAAATAAAATCTTCCTAGAAAGCTATGGATATTCCGAAAATGAATTAAATGAAGAATTTCAAAATGAATTAATGATTTATTTATTACTACATCGATTTAGTAATATTAGTTTTTATCAAGAGAAGTCTGATGCGGCTAAGAAAGCTGCTAGTTTTAAAGAGCTTGAAAAGATATTTTTTAATTTTAATCATTAA
- a CDS encoding MFS transporter, which produces MSGVMMIPFEKEFGWSRASISGAFAVCITLVGFSGPFIAGLYQKFNVRSVLLIGMGALLVAVLLTTIMTQIWHLFIIWGVIIGLSAGTFLTVLNAYVATTWFEKKRGLALGLLTSSSAAGQLVFLPLMAYIVENYSWRSAVLTIFFFGVFVYVLLWIFMKGDPSDIGVLPLGAEQSNKKQVNNINPVKAAFDGLKLGVKSKVFWLLAGSFFVCGFSTSGLIGTHFISLCIDYGYKEVTAASILAFMGIFNIIGTTLSGYISDRFDNRWLLFWYYGLRGLSLLILPFALSTNSLVYLSAFAIFYGMDWIATVPPTIKLATDHFGKEKVGVIYGWIYTAHQLGAGAAAYGGGLVYSWLNAYQSIFIAAGIFCLVATLFVLNIKRKAVLNQNLTA; this is translated from the coding sequence ATGTCTGGAGTGATGATGATTCCTTTTGAAAAAGAATTCGGATGGAGTAGGGCATCAATTTCAGGAGCATTTGCGGTTTGTATTACTCTCGTTGGATTTTCTGGTCCCTTTATAGCAGGGCTATATCAAAAGTTTAATGTGAGAAGTGTGTTGTTAATAGGTATGGGTGCATTATTAGTAGCAGTATTATTAACAACAATTATGACGCAAATATGGCACTTATTTATTATTTGGGGAGTCATTATTGGACTTAGTGCAGGTACATTTTTAACGGTATTAAATGCTTATGTCGCTACGACATGGTTTGAAAAAAAGCGTGGATTGGCACTAGGACTTTTAACTTCTAGTTCTGCTGCTGGTCAGCTTGTATTTTTACCGTTGATGGCATATATCGTTGAAAACTATTCGTGGAGAAGTGCAGTATTAACAATCTTCTTTTTCGGTGTTTTTGTTTATGTTTTACTTTGGATTTTTATGAAGGGTGATCCGTCAGATATTGGAGTTTTGCCATTAGGGGCAGAACAAAGTAATAAGAAACAAGTAAACAACATCAATCCAGTGAAGGCAGCGTTTGATGGTTTAAAATTAGGTGTTAAATCGAAAGTTTTTTGGTTATTGGCAGGGAGTTTTTTTGTTTGTGGTTTTTCAACAAGTGGTTTAATCGGTACGCATTTTATATCCCTTTGTATTGATTATGGTTACAAAGAAGTTACTGCTGCTAGTATATTAGCATTTATGGGGATTTTTAATATTATTGGAACTACTTTATCTGGCTATATTTCAGATCGTTTCGATAATCGTTGGTTATTATTTTGGTATTACGGTTTAAGAGGTTTATCATTATTAATTCTTCCATTTGCACTCTCTACAAATTCATTAGTCTATTTAAGTGCTTTTGCTATATTTTATGGAATGGATTGGATTGCTACAGTACCTCCAACGATTAAACTAGCAACGGATCATTTTGGTAAAGAAAAAGTTGGCGTCATCTATGGATGGATTTATACGGCGCATCAATTAGGTGCTGGAGCGGCAGCATATGGTGGGGGTCTAGTTTATTCTTGGTTAAACGCATATCAATCAATCTTTATTGCAGCAGGAATTTTTTGTTTAGTCGCTACTTTATTTGTACTTAATATTAAAAGAAAGGCGGTCTTAAACCAAAATCTTACTGCGTAA